From the genome of Leptodactylus fuscus isolate aLepFus1 chromosome 1, aLepFus1.hap2, whole genome shotgun sequence, one region includes:
- the LOC142187139 gene encoding vomeronasal type-2 receptor 26-like: MDLYTRQVTFEGFVHLDIVNFAIHLINKNPDILPNITLGYHIYDSCLDGRVAVHRILHLLSGPDTVIPNYSCRGHGQLAGIIGDHHSSTTIPAAQILGLYGYPQISYGATDPSLSDRLLYPHVFRTVQNSHIHNMVVTELLEHFGWTWVGIFVSDDDTGEKELQILTKYLRERGICVAFTMKITIKNASTKKQILHFLSISQVSVIIMCGTFIWELQFILGSYNHGLEKKTLILSPSLISNSVFSDMWYTTINVSLSVDLSSPPLLAVEDVIRKLKISHNDSDKWMLKMRKKLYENVDRDSYFKDDRLPSLRNFLSSGVTPRLYNAIEVLAKALHEIFLFIKDKSPENPITGLTQYRRKLQRHLQRMESPLDPMGPSYYFNEWGEAVHGYKIINWIFSNKATHGIEIGNVTPWAVSGQKLHIDTPSITWRQTQEVPVSRCSEPCVPGSRKIAGPTIHACCYDCVPCSEGEVSNITDAENCMKCESDEWPNEKRDRCLPKVIEFISYNDTIASVSSSVSLFGCLVTVSIFGIFISYRDTPIVRANNRNLSYLLLVSIILSFLSVFLFLGRPSDVTCRLRETSFGVFFSVAVSSLLAKTVMVCVAFKSTNPGSPWRQWLSVKLPYTIVWLCSSFQVVICVLWLSISPPFQDLDTQSYPEKIIIQCNEGSDLWFYSMLGYMGLLAAVSFLLAFMVRTLPDSFNEAKYITFSMLLFCSVWMAMIPAYLSTRGKYMVAVEIFAVMASSSGLLACVFFPKCFIILFRPEMNRKTDLLGRR; the protein is encoded by the exons ATGGACTTGTACACCCGCCA GGTAACGTTTGAGGGATTTGTACATCTTGACATTGTGAACTTTGCCATACATCTTATTAACAAGAATCCTGACATTTTACCCAATATTACACTGGGATACCATATTTATGACTCCTGCCTAGATGGACGAGTGGCGGTACACCGTATATTACATCTCCTGTCTGGTCCGGATACGGTAATACCTAATTACTCCTGTAGGGGGCATGGCCAGCTGGCCGGTATCATTGGAGACCACCACTCATCTACCACTATTCCAGCAGCACAAATCCTCGGACTATATGGATATCCTCAG atcagctatggagccaccgacccctcattatctgatcgactcctctatccacatgttttccGGACAGTccaaaatagccacatccacaatATGGTGGTCACCGAACTGTTGGAGCACTTTGGCTGGACCTGGGTTGGGATTTTTGTATCAGATGATGATACCGGAGAGAAAGAACTGCAGATACTGACAAAGTACCTGAGAGAGCGCGGGATCTGTGTCGCCTTCACCAtgaaaattacaataaaaaatgcATCAACTAAAAAGcagattttacattttttaagcaTTTCACAAGTCAGCGTCATTATAATGTGCGGGACCTTCATTTGGGAATTACAATTTATATTAGGGTCGTATAATCATGGATTGGAGAAGAAAACTCTCATCTTATCTCCGTCCTTGATCTCTAATTCTGTCTTTTCAGATATGTGGTACACAACCATAAATGTAAGTCTATCTGTGGATCTTTCATCACCACCTTTGTTAGCAGTGGAAGATGTGATAAGAAAACTTAAGATATCTCACAATGATTCTGATAAGTGGATGTTAAAAATGCGTAAGAAGCTATATGAAAATGTGGATAGAGATTCCTACTTTAAAGATGATAGACTACCAAGTCTGAGGAATTTCCTTTCATCGGGGGTCACTCCAAGATTGTATAATGCAATAGAAGTTCTGGCCAAAGCTCTACATGAAATATTCTTGTTTATAAAAGACAAATCTCCAGAAAATCCAATAACCGGACTTACACAATATAGACGGAagttacagcgccacctacagaggATGGAGAGTCCACTGGATCCAATGGGACCTTCCTATTACTTTAATGAGTGGGGGGAAGCCGTACATGGATATAAGATAATAAACTGGATATTCTCAAATAAGGCCACACATGGGATTGAAATAGGAAATGTTACCCCATGGGCTGTCAGTGGTCAGAAGCTTCACATAGATACCCCGTCTATAACATGGAGACAGACACAGGAG GTCCCAGTATCCCGCTGCTCAGAGCCATGTGTACCAGGAAGCAGGAAGATAGCAGGACCAACAATTCACGCCTGCTGCTATGACTGCGTGCCATGTTCAGAAGGAGAGGTCTCCAATATAACCG ATGCCGAGAACTGCATGAAATGTGAAAGTGACGAATGGCCGAATGAGAAGAGAGACCGATGTCTGCCCAAAGTAATAGAATTCATCTCTTATAATGACACCATTGCTTCTGTATCTTCCTCCGTCTCGCTCTTCGGATGTCTTGTGACTGTCTCCATATTTGGAATATTTATTTCCTACCGGGACACTCCTATTGTTAGAGCTAATAACCGGAACCTGAGTTatctcctcctggtctccatcatcctcagcttcctctctgtcttcttgtttcttggtcgtcccagtgatgtcacttgtagatTACGTGAAACCAGTTTTGGAGTCTTCTTCTCAGTGGCCGTCTCTTCACTTCTGGCCAAGACTGTTATGGTCTGTGTTGCTTTTAAGTCCACCAATCCTGGAAGTCCCTGGAGACAATGGCTGAGTGTGAagctgccctataccatagtgtgGTTGTGTTCATCCTTCCAGGTTGTCATCTGTGTTCTGTGGTTGTCTATTTCTCCCCCattccaggacctggacactcagtcttatcctgagaagatcatcattcagtgtaatgagggctcagatctctggttctactccatgttgggttatatggggctcctggccgctgtcagctttcttctggctttcatggtgaggacattaccggacagttttaatgaggccaagtacatcaccttcagcatgctgctgttctgtagtgtctggatggccatgatcccggcttatctgagcaccagagggaaatacatggtggccgtggagatatttgcagtaatggcttccagttctggacttttagcttgtgtgtttttcccaaaatgttttattattttatttagacctgaaatgaacagaaaaactgatctgcTGGGGAGAAGATAG